Proteins encoded together in one Planctomyces sp. SH-PL14 window:
- a CDS encoding DUF1592 domain-containing protein, with amino-acid sequence MHHRWTAVWFIALHALACGSRADQPSSQPSTVSPDRAPLARLIESSCLNCHDSSDHAANLDLQKLVAAEIGPNTETWEKVVRKLASRQMPPPEAPRPSEKDFQSALAALTSALDAVAAAAPNPGRTETFRRLNRTEYRNTIRDLLDLDVDVATLLPPDESSHGFDNVTVADLSPALLGRYLAAAETISRLAVGSASREPDAHTVRLRPDVTQDSHVEGLPFGTRGGLLIHYHFPQDGEYEVQVRLMRDRNDEIESLREPHDLVILLDRARIDRFQVKPPTGTESHQTVDANLKSRVSVTAGSHQVGVTFVKKGSSLLESTRQPLNVHFNFYRHPRLGPAVYEVTILGPIQASGPEARRSGRRTFATPPANPSDEPEAARQILTTLARRAYRRPVSEADLKTPLKFFQEGRAEGSFETGIERGLSAILVNPQFLFRIERDPAQVSGGTPYRISEVELASRLSYFLWSSMPDDELLELATRGELRRPEVLEPQVRRMLKDPRSRSLVENFAGQWLYLRNLDAVTPDMRLFPDFDDNLRQAMRRETELVFEKVLRDDWSVLDLVRSDATYLNERLARHYDVPHVYGSRFRRVTLDTGSHRGGLLRQASILTVTSYANRTSPVIRGQWVLKNLVGTPLPPPPPDVPALADNTVSSLLPIRERLQQHRADANCAVCHNQMDPVGFSLENFDAVGRWRETEGEMLVDDSGSLPDGSEFYGVAGLEEALLRRPELFVQTLTEKLLTFALGRGVEHFDAPAVRRIVREAGQDNNRFSALILGIVRSTPFQMRRSP; translated from the coding sequence ATGCATCACCGATGGACTGCGGTCTGGTTCATCGCCCTTCATGCGCTCGCATGCGGCTCCCGCGCGGATCAGCCCTCGTCGCAGCCGTCGACCGTTTCGCCCGACCGGGCGCCTCTCGCGCGGCTGATCGAGTCGAGCTGCCTCAACTGTCACGACAGTTCGGATCACGCCGCGAACCTCGACCTTCAGAAGCTCGTCGCAGCGGAGATCGGCCCGAATACCGAGACCTGGGAGAAGGTGGTCCGCAAACTCGCCTCTCGGCAGATGCCCCCTCCGGAGGCGCCTCGCCCCTCCGAGAAGGATTTCCAATCCGCTCTGGCGGCGCTGACCTCGGCCCTCGATGCGGTCGCCGCCGCGGCTCCGAATCCCGGACGGACCGAGACGTTTCGAAGGCTCAACCGGACCGAGTATCGGAATACGATCCGCGACCTGCTGGACCTCGATGTCGACGTCGCGACGCTGCTCCCCCCGGATGAGTCGAGCCACGGATTCGACAACGTCACGGTCGCCGACCTCTCGCCGGCACTGCTCGGCCGATACCTCGCCGCCGCCGAGACGATCAGCCGCCTCGCCGTCGGCTCCGCGTCGCGGGAGCCCGATGCCCATACGGTCCGGCTCCGCCCCGATGTCACTCAGGACAGCCACGTCGAGGGACTCCCGTTCGGCACGCGCGGGGGACTCCTGATCCACTACCACTTTCCGCAGGACGGGGAGTACGAGGTCCAGGTCCGGCTGATGCGGGACCGCAACGACGAGATCGAGTCGCTGCGGGAACCGCACGACCTCGTCATCCTCCTCGACCGCGCCCGGATCGATCGCTTCCAGGTAAAACCCCCGACCGGCACGGAAAGCCACCAGACCGTTGACGCCAACCTGAAGTCCCGCGTCAGCGTGACCGCCGGCTCTCATCAGGTGGGAGTGACGTTCGTCAAGAAGGGGTCATCGCTCCTCGAATCGACCCGGCAGCCGCTCAACGTCCACTTCAACTTCTACCGCCACCCGCGTCTCGGACCGGCGGTCTACGAAGTGACGATCCTGGGGCCCATTCAGGCGTCCGGCCCGGAGGCCCGCCGGAGCGGGCGGCGGACCTTCGCCACGCCCCCGGCGAACCCGAGCGACGAGCCGGAGGCGGCCCGGCAGATCCTGACGACGCTGGCCCGACGAGCCTACCGCCGCCCGGTCTCCGAAGCGGACCTCAAGACGCCGCTGAAGTTCTTTCAGGAGGGGCGGGCCGAGGGAAGCTTTGAGACCGGCATCGAACGCGGGCTGAGCGCGATTCTCGTCAATCCGCAGTTCCTCTTCCGCATCGAGCGCGATCCCGCACAGGTCTCCGGGGGAACGCCGTACCGCATTTCCGAAGTCGAGCTTGCGTCCCGGCTCTCCTACTTCCTGTGGAGCAGCATGCCGGACGACGAACTCCTCGAACTCGCGACGCGGGGCGAGCTCCGCCGTCCCGAAGTCCTGGAGCCGCAGGTGCGGCGGATGCTCAAGGACCCGCGTTCACGGTCGCTCGTCGAAAACTTCGCCGGACAGTGGCTGTATCTCCGGAACCTCGACGCCGTTACCCCCGACATGCGGCTCTTTCCGGACTTCGACGACAACCTGCGGCAGGCGATGCGCCGCGAGACGGAGCTCGTCTTCGAGAAGGTCCTGCGGGATGACTGGAGCGTCCTGGATCTGGTCCGGTCGGACGCGACGTATCTCAATGAGCGCCTCGCCCGGCACTACGACGTCCCCCACGTCTACGGCAGCCGCTTCCGCCGCGTCACGCTCGATACCGGCAGTCATCGGGGAGGACTTCTGCGGCAGGCCAGCATCCTGACCGTGACCTCCTACGCCAACCGGACTTCGCCGGTCATCCGCGGGCAATGGGTTCTCAAGAACCTCGTCGGCACACCGTTGCCGCCCCCTCCTCCGGACGTCCCGGCCCTGGCCGACAACACCGTCTCAAGCCTCCTGCCGATCCGCGAGCGGCTGCAGCAGCACCGCGCCGACGCGAACTGCGCCGTCTGCCACAACCAGATGGACCCGGTCGGCTTCTCGCTGGAAAACTTCGATGCGGTCGGCCGCTGGCGCGAGACCGAAGGGGAGATGCTGGTCGATGATTCCGGCAGCCTTCCCGATGGGAGTGAGTTCTACGGCGTCGCCGGTCTCGAAGAGGCGCTGCTCCGCCGCCCGGAGCTGTTCGTTCAGACCCTCACCGAAAAGCTCCTGACGTTTGCGCTCGGCCGGGGAGTCGAGCACTTTGACGCCCCGGCTGTCCGGCGGATCGTTCGCGAGGCGGGTCAGGACAACAACCGGTTCTCCGCGCTGATCCTCGGCATCGTTCGCAGCACGCCGTTCCAGATGAGAAGGTCGCCATGA
- a CDS encoding DUF1552 domain-containing protein encodes MIRKALPRRTALRGMGAALALPLLDAMVAPLTALAETPAAPAKLRRLGFVYMPMGCDMSRWAPPGAETLDELSPTLSPLEAMKRKIAVVSNLELRNAYPGTHATSNAAFLSAAKAKRTESTDYHLGTTVDQLAAQQIGRETPLPSLELSMDLMSVVGQCDNGYACVYQNNLSWSSPTTPLPAEAHPRLVFESLFGEQGAGPDRRAALRRRASLLDSVTEEFSSLQKTLGPADRQRVDQYLTSVRDVERRIQQAETAARDNPLPDRDRPTGVPASYADHARLMFDLQLLALQGDITRVVTFQLARETSNRTYPEIGVNEPHHPLTHHGNDPEMIAKVARINRFHVSLFAEFLEKLDATREGDGSLLDHSLYLYGSGMGNPNVHDHVNLPIVVAGGAAGKMQGGRHLRFAEPTPLANLHLTLLDKVGVRLDSFADSDGKMDELFQPLSI; translated from the coding sequence ATCATTCGAAAAGCCTTGCCGCGGCGGACGGCCCTGCGCGGGATGGGGGCGGCTCTCGCGCTCCCCCTGCTCGACGCCATGGTCGCTCCGCTGACGGCTCTCGCCGAGACGCCGGCCGCTCCGGCGAAGCTCCGCCGTCTGGGCTTCGTCTACATGCCGATGGGCTGCGACATGTCCCGCTGGGCGCCGCCCGGGGCCGAGACGCTCGACGAGCTCTCGCCGACGCTCTCGCCTCTCGAAGCGATGAAGCGGAAGATCGCGGTCGTTTCGAACCTGGAGTTGCGAAACGCCTATCCCGGGACGCATGCGACGTCGAACGCGGCCTTCCTCAGCGCCGCCAAGGCGAAGCGGACGGAGAGTACCGACTATCACCTCGGCACGACTGTCGATCAGCTTGCCGCCCAGCAGATCGGCCGCGAGACGCCGCTCCCGTCGCTGGAACTGTCGATGGACCTGATGTCGGTCGTCGGCCAGTGCGACAACGGGTACGCCTGCGTCTATCAGAACAATTTGTCGTGGTCGAGCCCCACCACGCCGCTCCCCGCGGAGGCCCATCCCCGGCTCGTCTTCGAAAGCCTGTTCGGCGAACAGGGAGCCGGTCCCGACCGCCGCGCCGCCCTCCGCCGCCGCGCGAGCCTGCTCGACTCCGTCACCGAAGAGTTTTCGAGCCTGCAGAAGACCCTCGGTCCGGCCGACCGGCAGCGGGTCGACCAGTACCTGACCTCCGTCCGGGACGTCGAACGGCGGATCCAGCAGGCCGAGACCGCCGCGCGGGACAATCCGCTTCCCGACCGGGACCGGCCGACCGGCGTTCCGGCGAGCTACGCCGATCATGCCCGGCTGATGTTCGACCTGCAGCTCCTGGCGCTCCAAGGGGACATCACCCGCGTGGTGACGTTCCAGCTGGCACGGGAGACGAGCAACCGGACCTATCCGGAGATCGGGGTCAATGAGCCCCACCATCCGCTGACGCATCACGGCAACGATCCGGAGATGATCGCCAAGGTCGCCCGGATCAACCGGTTCCACGTCTCGCTCTTCGCCGAGTTCCTGGAGAAGCTCGACGCGACCCGCGAGGGGGACGGTTCGCTCCTCGACCACTCGCTCTACCTGTATGGGAGCGGGATGGGGAATCCGAACGTGCACGACCACGTCAACCTGCCGATCGTCGTCGCCGGCGGCGCGGCGGGGAAGATGCAGGGGGGCCGCCATCTCCGGTTCGCGGAACCGACGCCGCTGGCCAACCTGCACCTGACGCTCCTCGACAAGGTCGGCGTCCGGCTGGACTCGTTCGCCGACAGCGACGGAAAGATGGACGAGCTGTTCCAGCCGCTCTCGATCTGA
- a CDS encoding ankyrin repeat domain-containing protein, with translation MSSRRSHWALLSRLAGAVIAMGLMVATACAADSPVADAAERQDAAAVRTLLGQKADVNATQADGMTALHWGAYHDDPELVKQCLEAGARAGAANEYGVTPLSLACTNGSEAVVRLLLEAQADPNETLAGGETALMTAARTGRVGPVRLLLEHGAKVDARERKGQTALMWAAADGNLDVVDVLLKAGADFRTPLASGFTPLFFAVREGRSAVVFRLLEAGVDVNAPTQPSGKNGKALTPLILAIENGHFELAVHLLEAGADPNRRPAGYAPLHAIALMRKPIRGDGDPPPRGSGRLSSLDLVRALVEQGADVDRPLEKGSSGRGRFTTTGSTPFLLAARSGDMPLMRLLLELKADARLPNADKSSPLLAAAGVGALGDGDEAAATEEEAMAAVRMLLDLGADINAVDDNGETVLHGAAYQSWSKLVPLLAERGAKAEVWDRKNKWGWTPLMIAQGHRPGNFRPSPETIAAIEQVLRRDAETAVPGTGAHAASQQKPSGPPSAPK, from the coding sequence TTGTCCTCACGCAGATCCCATTGGGCGCTCCTTTCGCGGCTGGCCGGCGCGGTGATCGCGATGGGGCTGATGGTCGCGACCGCCTGCGCGGCCGATTCGCCCGTCGCCGACGCGGCAGAGCGCCAGGACGCCGCGGCAGTCCGGACGCTCCTCGGGCAGAAGGCCGACGTCAACGCGACTCAGGCCGATGGCATGACCGCTCTCCACTGGGGGGCGTATCACGACGATCCGGAGCTGGTGAAGCAGTGCCTGGAGGCGGGGGCCCGGGCGGGGGCCGCCAACGAGTACGGCGTCACGCCGCTCTCTCTGGCCTGCACGAACGGCAGCGAGGCGGTCGTCCGGTTGCTGCTGGAGGCTCAGGCCGACCCGAACGAAACTCTCGCGGGAGGAGAGACCGCCCTCATGACCGCGGCCCGCACCGGACGGGTCGGACCGGTCCGGCTGCTGCTGGAGCACGGGGCCAAGGTCGATGCCCGGGAACGGAAGGGGCAGACCGCCCTGATGTGGGCCGCGGCGGACGGAAACCTCGACGTCGTCGACGTGCTTCTCAAGGCGGGAGCCGATTTCCGGACTCCGCTGGCATCGGGATTTACACCCCTCTTCTTTGCGGTCCGCGAAGGGCGATCTGCTGTCGTATTCCGGCTCCTGGAGGCGGGGGTAGACGTCAACGCTCCCACCCAGCCGTCCGGAAAGAACGGCAAAGCCCTGACGCCGCTGATCCTGGCGATCGAGAACGGACACTTTGAACTCGCCGTCCATCTCCTCGAAGCGGGAGCGGATCCGAATCGCCGGCCGGCTGGCTACGCTCCCCTTCATGCGATCGCCCTGATGCGGAAGCCGATTCGCGGTGATGGCGATCCGCCTCCGCGGGGCTCGGGGCGTCTCAGCAGCCTCGATCTCGTCCGCGCGCTGGTGGAGCAGGGGGCGGACGTCGATCGGCCGCTCGAGAAGGGCTCTTCCGGCCGTGGGCGATTCACCACGACCGGCTCGACGCCGTTCCTCCTCGCGGCGCGGTCGGGGGACATGCCGCTCATGCGGCTGCTGCTGGAACTGAAGGCCGATGCCCGTCTGCCGAATGCCGACAAGTCCTCCCCGCTGCTGGCGGCGGCCGGGGTCGGTGCGCTCGGGGATGGCGACGAGGCCGCGGCGACGGAAGAGGAGGCGATGGCCGCCGTCCGGATGCTGCTCGACCTGGGCGCGGACATCAATGCCGTCGACGACAATGGCGAGACCGTCCTGCACGGCGCCGCCTACCAGAGCTGGAGCAAACTCGTGCCTCTGCTGGCCGAGCGCGGCGCGAAGGCGGAGGTCTGGGACCGGAAGAACAAGTGGGGCTGGACGCCGCTCATGATCGCCCAGGGACACCGCCCCGGAAATTTTCGGCCCTCGCCGGAGACGATCGCCGCCATCGAGCAGGTCCTGCGGCGCGATGCGGAGACGGCGGTTCCGGGGACCGGAGCGCACGCCGCTTCTCAGCAGAAGCCGAGTGGGCCGCCTTCCGCCCCCAAGTGA